A stretch of Fusarium poae strain DAOMC 252244 chromosome 2, whole genome shotgun sequence DNA encodes these proteins:
- a CDS encoding hypothetical protein (TransMembrane:5 (i92-117o137-159i171-190o210-231i662-680o)) gives MTENSTPTSQPCYEPVDSDEQASYPLTRPTSAGHGKGNIALFSAERLEQQAARGKPDGWRLNTILKKWRMQILDVSARKRRKRQVPIVKDRFTAILAALVHLPAIAGIVILSFYIFKNYYVGKELEGKPNYDVEKKLGIQIAAKLMEMFIVLSLNAIVFSMIRHEFTTGQSVPYGALVAGQQISEISFLWSEEFFSILKGKFSQTWKKIGFILTVFVCTIMALGASSLSAVAMMPQEGDWRAGGSFVYFNGTREEMFPTVVTEEHTIGSACNVTGNKLCPSWQWDVINSQLVSNIRLSGEVDNGLFIRRPPNEILVAGYSSTLVNLAVDIREKWFNLNSPNHTVARMPHLGPAEACVTTSLHWEQAADDSANRRQTRFNNFQKVTHKLTAPMPITNTRCELTSVRDAKTKTLLFPDFVTYPPASLEVKRDFISDWLSDTLSDLKKPEVLWFDSAPVIANTSAGVLVAVPSDKSKGIADVYGCMIDARWVTTDLSGDAVALTSKGYPPFSGPIATSLGGSWIGNPGYGQRVHLAPSFAKYLNPLDTGSNRTIIHEMLINSGVWRPDGEGSKSAAHLEAIIGALAANGLARSNPNISAITTLADPDGEWWKSFMPQDSKVFGAGGSPYAVSDEEKKRFFGTEMETWVTGFAFADNSLTMRGAMAVFYVYALLVIAYSMWSIWSGITSSSWESVPDLLALALADRESRLNSANLSSGSLDIMKENFCISVDGSTLRLGSTNGLVAPENRVKPNEVYN, from the coding sequence ATGACAGAAAACTCTACGCCAACCAGCCAACCTTGTTACGAGCCTGTTGACTCGGACGAACAGGCTTCATATCCCTTAACACGACCGACATCGGCAGGACACGGCAAAGGAAATATCGCTTTGTTTTCTGCCGAACGTCTAGAGCAGCAGGCAGCAAGAGGGAAACCAGATGGTTGGCGTTTGAATACGATCCTTAAGAAATGGCGCATGCAAATCCTTGACGTTTCGGCACGCAAGAGAAGAAAACGCCAGGTACCTATCGTCAAAGATCGCTTTACAGCTATATTGGCTGCCCTGGTACATCTGCCAGCTATTGCTGGTATTGTCATATTGAGCTTTTACATCTTCAAGAATTACTATGTTGGTAAAGAGCTCGAAGGGAAGCCCAATTACGATGTTGAGAAGAAATTGGGCATTCAAATTGCAGCGAAGCTCATGGAGATGTTCATCGTGCTGTCTCTTAATGCCATCGTATTTTCCATGATTCGACACGAATTCACGACCGGACAGTCTGTGCCATACGGTGCTTTGGTAGCTGGACAACAAATATCCGAGATCAGCTTTTTGTGGTCCGAGGAGTTTTTCTCTATTCTCAAAGGAAAGTTCTCCCAGACATGGAAGAAGATTGGTTTCATTCTCACTGTCTTTGTCTGTACCATCATGGCGCTGGGTGCTTCTTCTCTCAGTGCTGTTGCGATGATGCCCCAGGAAGGAGATTGGAGAGCTGGAGGGAGTTTTGTGTACTTCAACGGCACTAGGGAAGAGATGTTCCCGACTGTAGTCACAGAAGAACACACCATTGGCTCTGCCTGCAACGTCACTGGAAATAAGCTGTGTCCTTCTTGGCAATGGGATGTGATCAACAGCCAGCTGGTTTCCAACATCCGCCTGTCAGGCGAGGTGGACAATGGGCTGTTCATCAGACGACCCCCAAACGAGATTCTAGTAGCTGGGTATTCATCGACCCTGGTCAATTTGGCTGTTGATATCAGAGAGAAGTGGTTTAATCTGAACAGCCCCAACCACACAGTTGCCAGGATGCCACATCTTGGACCGGCTGAGGCTTGTGTCACAACATCATTGCACTGGGAGCAGGCTGCAGATGATTCTGCCAATAGACGTCAAACCCGTTTCAATAACTTCCAGAAGGTTACGCATAAACTTACTGCGCCTATGCCTATAACCAACACCAGGTGTGAGCTGACATCTGTCAGAGatgccaagaccaagacgtTGCTGTTTCCTGATTTTGTTACCTATCCCCCTGCAAGTCTGGAGGTTAAGAGAGACTTTATTAGTGACTGGTTGTCGGATACTCTCAGTGACTTGAAGAAACCCGAAGTGCTCTGGTTCGACTCGGCACCCGTCATTGCAAACACATCCGCGGGCGTGTTAGTAGCTGTACCATCCGACAAGTCAAAAGGCATAGCTGATGTATACGGCTGCATGATCGATGCTAGATGGGTTACCACAGATTTGAGTGGTGATGCAGTAGCGTTGACCAGCAAGGGATATCCGCCATTCTCAGGTCCGATTGCCACTTCACTCGGAGGTTCGTGGATTGGCAACCCAGGCTACGGTCAGCGCGTTCATCTAGCACCTAGCTTTGCCAAGTATCTCAATCCTCTGGACACAGGAAGTAACCGGACCATCATCCACGAAATGCTTATCAACAGTGGTGTATGGAGGCCTGATGGTGAAGGATCAAAGTCTGCGGCGCATTTGGAGGCGATAATTGGAGCATTGGCAGCCAACGGCTTGGCACGTTCGAACCCGAACATCAGTGCCATCACCACGTTAGCTGATCCTGATGGAGAATGGTGGAAGAGTTTCATGCCCCAGGACAGCAAAGTTTTTGGTGCTGGAGGGAGTCCTTATGCTGTGTCAGACGAAGAGAAAAAGCGTTTCTTTGGGACCGAAATGGAGACATGGGTGACTGGGTTTGCATTTGCAGATAACAGTTTAACTATGCGGGGAGCCATGGCCGTTTTTTATGTCTACGCACTTTTGGTTATAGCATATTCAATGTGGTCTATATGGTCAGGGATAACATCGTCTTCGTGGGAGTCTGTGCCtgatcttcttgctcttgcacTTGCAGATCGAGAGTCGAGGCTCAACTCGGCAAATCTTAGCAGCGGAAGCTTGGATATCATGAAGGAAAACTTTTGTATTTCTGTGGATGGGAGTACCTTGAGACTTGGTTCGACAAACGGATTGGTGGCGCCCGAGAACCGGGTGAAACCTAATGAGGTTTATAACTAA